The genomic stretch TGTAGGTGCGCCCGCCGCCGAGCAATTCTGGCGTGATGTAGAAGCCCAGCGTCAGCACGAAGACCAGAACCATGCCGGCGATCATGCCCGGCAGCGACAGCGGCAGGAAGACACGCAGAAAAACATGCAATGGAGATCCGCCGAGGCTCGAGCCGGCCATGACCAGCTCCTGCGGGATCTTCTTCATCGTGGCGTAGAGAGGCAGCACCATGAAGGGCAAAAGGATGTGGATGGTGGCAAGCACGGTGCCGAATTCGTTGTTGACCAGCAACAGCGGGCTGTCGATCAATCCGGCGCTTTTCAGCGCGGAATTGACGATGCCGGTGCGCTGCAAAAGGATGAGCCAGGCATAAGCGCGCACCAGAACGCTGGTCCAGAAGGGCAGAAGGACGAGAGCCAGAACGATCATGCTCCAGCGCTGTGGCAGTCCCGCCGCCACATAGGCGACGGGATAGCCGAGCAGAACGGTTGCCAACGTGACGACGAAGGCAATGCGGAAGGTCTGCAAAAACGTCATCCAGTAGACGGAATCGGTTAGAAACCGCTGGTAGTTGACGATGGTGAAGCCGCCATCCTGCCAGATCGACTGCCACGCCAGCCAGCCGAGCGGCACGATCAGAAGCGCACCGACGACCAGAAGCGCGGGCGCCAGGAGCAGAAGCATCAGCCTCTGCTCGCTGCGCTCGTGACTGTCGGACGGGCTTGCTATCGATATCGTCATCAATGACCCTCCCAAGACGTCTTTGCGCTTTCTGATGCAGGTCGTTTTCCCGAAGCCGCTGCGCACTTGCGGGCGACATGCTTTACTGCTGGATAAAGGACGCCCAGCGTTTTTGCGCGTCTTCGCCAGCCTTCGAGCTCCACCATTCGTCGGACACCAGAACCTGTTTGGCGGCATTCTCGGGGGAACTTGGCATTTCGGCCGCGCGCTCCGGTGTGATCTTGCCGGTCTTGTAGGCTTCCGGGTTGCCCGGACCGTAGTCGATATAGGCCGGGAAGTTCGCTTGAATATCCGGCGTCATCGCCGCGTTGACGAATTTGACCGCCGTATCGAGATTAGGCGCACCTTTCAGGATGCACAGCGAGGTATATTGAAGGAAGCCTTGATTGAACGTGTAGCTGACGGGGATGCCCTCCTTGGCGACTGCGGTGACGCGGCCGTTCCACGCCATTTCCATATCAACTTCACGATCGGCCAGAAGCTGCGCCGACTGCGCGCCCGATGTCCACCAGACGGTGATATAAGGCTTGATCTCCTGGAGCTTCTTGAAGGCTCGATCGACATCGAGCGGATAGAGCTTGTCGGCCGGTACGCCATCCGCGAGCAGGGCCGCCTCGAGCGTTGCCAGCGGATGGTTGCGCAGCGCCCGCGTGCCGGGAAATTTCTTCACGTCCCAGAAATCAGCCCAGCTTTTCGGCGGATTGTCGCCAAACTTATCCTTGTTGTAGGCGAGCACGCTTGAATAGAATTCGTAGGCCACGGAATAAGGGCTCTTGTACTGCGCAGGCATCTTCTGTGCATTGGGGATCTTGGAAAAATCGAGCTTTTCGATCATGTCTTGCTGTCCGCCGCGAATGCAATCCTGCGTCGGTGTGTCGACGACGTCCCAGACCGGCTTGCCCGTTGCCGTCTGGGTCTTGATGACTGGCCAAGCATCCGGCGCGCTGTCCTGGTTGATGGTGATGCCAAGCAGGGCGGCCACCGGATCGAGGATGGCCTTGGTCTGGGCCTCTTGATAGGCGCCGCCTTGCGAGACGAACGTGATCTGTTCCGCCGACGCAAAACCGACGGAAAAGCCGATGACTGAAGCGGAAAGCACGAGCGTGGAAAATTTCGGTAGCATGTCCGTTCTCCTCTTGTTGGCAGGGTTTCAAACCCTGTTTTGACGTTTGAATGCTGGGTCTTAGCGCCCGATTGCATCGAGGAACTGGTACCACCCGGCGACAAGCCGGACAGCGGGTTCCCGGATGGGATAGAAAGGAACGGCTTTCAGCCGTTGCGAAGTCAGAAGCCCGAGATCCGGGCTTTCGCCGGCCACGATAGCGGCGACGTGTTTTCCCATATTGGAGGCCAGCGCCACGCCGGTGCCGTTGTACCCGACCGCATAGACGATCCGGTCATCAAGCCGGCCGGCATGCGGGATGCTGTCCATCGTCATCGCGACCAGACCGGACCAGCGATGGGTAACAGTCGCACCGGCAAGCTCTGGGAACTGACGAACCATAGCCTTGTGCAGGGCGGTAAAAGCGCTTTGCGAATCCTTCTTTCCGAAGGCGCCGCGCCCGCCATAGAGCAAGCGGTCTCCGGCCTTGCGGAACCAACGCATCATTCGCCGCGTCTCGGTGTAGCTGCGGTCCTTGGTCAGAAGATTGGCCCCGGGTTTTCCTGTCAGCGGTTCCGTGGCGATCATGGCCGAACGAAACGGGATGATCGAGGTGCGCACGGCAGCGGTAGCTGTCGTCAGGTCGGAATACGAATTGGTCGCAACCACCGCCTGTGCGGCGGTCACAGTACCGGAAGGCGTTTCCAACAGAACGCCCATCCCCTCGCGCTTCAGCCGTGTGATCGGCGTGTTTTCGAAAATGTCGATGCCGGCAGCTTTAAGCCCGGCCGCGATGCCGAACACGAAATTAAGCGGATGGATGATGCCGCCGTGCGTGTTGAGCATTCCGCCGACGAAATCCCGAGATCCGGTTTCCGTCCCCATCTCCAAGGCCGTCAGAATGGAACAGGCCGGGTCGCCGAGTACCTCGTGCAGCCACGCAGCTTCTTTTTTCAATCCTTCGAGCGAAACCGCATTGTGCGCGCATCGCAGCGATCCGGTCGAACGGTAATCGGCGGACGCAATGTTATAATCCTCCACCAGTTCGCCGACATGCTCGATCGCCTCAATACCGAGATCGTGCATCCGTCGGGCGGCCTCCAAGCCAAACCGTTCGGCGATCTGCGAAAATGCAATGCGGAATTTTCCAGAAACCACGCCACCGTTGCGACCACTGGCGCCCCAGCCGATGCGGTTCGCCTCGAGAACCACCGATGACAGGCCTCGGCGAGCGAGATACCGGGCCGTTGAAAGGCCCGTGTAGCCGCCGCCGATAATCGCCACGTCGTAGTGGCGATCTCCCGGAAGTCTGCTGAAAACAGGCCGTGGACAGGCCGTCTCCTGCCAAAGCGAGTGGATATCGGGGAAGGGCGGGTGCGCGGTCATCACTCAGGCCGCGCTGGCGATCCTGTGACCTGCGGCCAGATCCGCGTCCACAGCGTCTGCCAGTTGCTTTAGCGAGGAGAAATGGAAGTCGGGTGTGGTGAGCACCTTGGGTTCCGGTGTGCCGCCAAATCCTGTCTGGCCCTGACGTCGCTCGATCCAGCAGGTCGTGTAGCCAAGCTCCGTAGCGACGCCGATATCGTGATGCTGACTCTGGGCCACGTGCAGGATTTCCGATTGCTTGTAGCCGGAGGCGGACTGACGGCCCTTGTTGAAGGCGAAAAACTGTGGATTGGGCTTGGCGCATCCGGCTTCGTCACAGGTGACGCTGTCGTGAAAGGGACTGCCAAGCGTGGCCGAATAGGCCGAAAATGCCGTGCGATCGGCATTGGTCATTGCCACCAAGCGGAAATTGCGCCGCAACCGCGCCAAAGCCTCGACGGAATCGGAAAAGGCCGGCCACCGCAGGACCGCGAGCTGGAAGGCTTCCGCCGTTGCCTCCGCTCGGGTGAAGTCCATTTCCGTTGCCAACGACAGATAGACATCTTTCATGGCGAAGGATGAGCGGCCGTAGAACTTGTCGCGGCCGCGCTTGTAGGATTCGAAAATCGCATCGTCGGAGGCAGCCTTCGCCTTGTCGCCGCCGAGCGCGCGAACGGCATTGAGCACGCCCGTTTCGAAGTCGATCAACGTGCCGACGACATCGAAGGTCATGACCTTGAATTCGCTGAGTTTCATTATGCGGTTTCCTTTTGGCAAATCAGGGCGTTCAGGGGGCGTCCGGGACGACGAT from Mesorhizobium sp. NZP2077 encodes the following:
- a CDS encoding FAD-binding oxidoreductase, whose amino-acid sequence is MTAHPPFPDIHSLWQETACPRPVFSRLPGDRHYDVAIIGGGYTGLSTARYLARRGLSSVVLEANRIGWGASGRNGGVVSGKFRIAFSQIAERFGLEAARRMHDLGIEAIEHVGELVEDYNIASADYRSTGSLRCAHNAVSLEGLKKEAAWLHEVLGDPACSILTALEMGTETGSRDFVGGMLNTHGGIIHPLNFVFGIAAGLKAAGIDIFENTPITRLKREGMGVLLETPSGTVTAAQAVVATNSYSDLTTATAAVRTSIIPFRSAMIATEPLTGKPGANLLTKDRSYTETRRMMRWFRKAGDRLLYGGRGAFGKKDSQSAFTALHKAMVRQFPELAGATVTHRWSGLVAMTMDSIPHAGRLDDRIVYAVGYNGTGVALASNMGKHVAAIVAGESPDLGLLTSQRLKAVPFYPIREPAVRLVAGWYQFLDAIGR
- a CDS encoding ABC transporter permease encodes the protein MTISIASPSDSHERSEQRLMLLLLAPALLVVGALLIVPLGWLAWQSIWQDGGFTIVNYQRFLTDSVYWMTFLQTFRIAFVVTLATVLLGYPVAYVAAGLPQRWSMIVLALVLLPFWTSVLVRAYAWLILLQRTGIVNSALKSAGLIDSPLLLVNNEFGTVLATIHILLPFMVLPLYATMKKIPQELVMAGSSLGGSPLHVFLRVFLPLSLPGMIAGMVLVFVLTLGFYITPELLGGGRTYMVSMLVSRNIQVYNEWGAASSISVVLMICVFLVFKLASLLIPFERIIGTR
- a CDS encoding ABC transporter substrate-binding protein; the protein is MLPKFSTLVLSASVIGFSVGFASAEQITFVSQGGAYQEAQTKAILDPVAALLGITINQDSAPDAWPVIKTQTATGKPVWDVVDTPTQDCIRGGQQDMIEKLDFSKIPNAQKMPAQYKSPYSVAYEFYSSVLAYNKDKFGDNPPKSWADFWDVKKFPGTRALRNHPLATLEAALLADGVPADKLYPLDVDRAFKKLQEIKPYITVWWTSGAQSAQLLADREVDMEMAWNGRVTAVAKEGIPVSYTFNQGFLQYTSLCILKGAPNLDTAVKFVNAAMTPDIQANFPAYIDYGPGNPEAYKTGKITPERAAEMPSSPENAAKQVLVSDEWWSSKAGEDAQKRWASFIQQ
- a CDS encoding HAD-IA family hydrolase, with protein sequence MKLSEFKVMTFDVVGTLIDFETGVLNAVRALGGDKAKAASDDAIFESYKRGRDKFYGRSSFAMKDVYLSLATEMDFTRAEATAEAFQLAVLRWPAFSDSVEALARLRRNFRLVAMTNADRTAFSAYSATLGSPFHDSVTCDEAGCAKPNPQFFAFNKGRQSASGYKQSEILHVAQSQHHDIGVATELGYTTCWIERRQGQTGFGGTPEPKVLTTPDFHFSSLKQLADAVDADLAAGHRIASAA